The Rhopalosiphum maidis isolate BTI-1 chromosome 2, ASM367621v3, whole genome shotgun sequence genome segment atttacataaccCTATCGTGCCGTGTCGtgtaatataagtaggtaatatactaaatatatacctatttacacGATACgtcctattaaaatattctataccgTTGGTTCGGCttgtaattgtaaaaaatatatatattataatatgatgaaattagaaaaaaaaatctcccaTTATTTTCGGCAAAATGAATTTAACTTGCAATTACACCTATAATAAGTCTAAGTGTATCAAtagttttgttgttttatgaGCACTTAGATAGTCTACACACCTATGGGCTATGATGCATACATGGAGGTATctatattcttttatattgATTCAGATGTTGTGGCagctttatgttttttaaatactcaaatgatgattaataattgCTATGTGatgtacagagtgattcacctAACGTACCCGCTcccatttttctttaaataattaatttaaattcaggtTTTGAGATTTTTCAGAAGATTGGTGGGTATCACTTAGCActgaattttcaattatttaacatttttataccatttaaggAATAAGGAGTGCcctattgtaatttgtaatgccaacttgttttattcaaataagaaTCGTCCTCTTCTACAGTatctaaatgaaaatttagaaggttttgaattatttaactcTGTGTAATTGTGTATTAAAGATAATACAAGTCCACGATAATAGGTTTGGAAGATACTGcagcttaattaatattaaaaatctattaacgtTTTCTGAATCTAATCAAgactatttttaagaattattatcgtgagtatatacctacaaatatacattatacattttaataactattataaactattcgtTAGATTTTTGAATAGTAAGATccattaactttaaatatccaaaattatggataataattacattttttaattttgtgtacctatatattatgacttatgactGATCGTACTAATTATTAGTCAAATACTATTAAtcgtatcaataataataatatataggtgcaTATTGCATTGTGTAGATcgcttataaattttttaattattaaatcattgtgGACCGATTTCTCATGTAGacaatgtttttacatatttgttcGCATTGTAGTAACACTGCTTGGAACTTTACGTACTTTGGGAACGATCCTGCAAAAATGTCGCCCGCACACGATAATGCATTCTAATTCTATAGACTAATAGTGGAGGAGTACccatcatttattaaaattggcggttttttttttttttttgtcttgtcCTCAGGAGTCGATCGACCACATCCACGTGATATCACTGGACCCGCCTGTGCGGCTGGACGAGAAGCCGCCGGATTACGCTTCGGTGGTGGACGTGCCGCCGCCAAGTTACGACGACGCGATCAAGTTGGACCCGCAGCGACTGATGGACAGGGGCCACCGGACGGCGACCGACACCTGTTCCGTGACGGTGGTTCCGGCGGACGAGTGCGACAAGACGTCGGCCGGCAACGAGACGGCCGACTCCGCGGCGTCGCAGCCGACCACGAAGCTGGCGCAGGCCATCCGGAAGAGCATACGCGACATACGCAAACAACTGACGAACACCGTGAGCGAcggggcggcggcggcggcggcggacgTCGAACAACAGCAACACCAGCAGAGCGGTTCCAGCGGTCATCCACTGCGACGTTGTTCCGACCGCTCTCCGAAAGTCATCGGACGCGCCGGCGACCGTCTAGCGCGCGATATCGCacaccgtcgtcgtcgttgccgatgattgtattgatattgtatttattgcaATACACGCACCGGCAATCGCACACGCCCGCGATATTGCCGTTGCCGCCGTGCCGTATGGTCGCGGTCCGCGCTTGCCTCGCGCCGACGCGTCTACTCTCACAAGACTGAAATcacaaaacattaatatatatatatatatattattgtgtgtggGTATGCGATTTGATTGCGATTCGTAATCGTACGCGTTTGCACCCGTTTATGTATTAcgatgacattattattattattattattattattattgtacagttaaggtccatcatattattattattattattttgccgCGGTCGATTTTGCGCGCGATTCGCGTTCTCCGATCGCGCCCGACGCTGCTGCTGCTCCCGTTACCTACACACACACCTTCactcgatatttttttacgatcgTCGTGcgatatgatattgtatacattattattgtcatcgttttaatattattatgttattatgtggAATATACGTGAATATATGATGCCTACCCGCCGTGATGTTATATTGTCGTCTCGCGAGTCGTACCTaatgctattataattatgttggcGAGTCGATAGAATAAATAACGCCTACGAAATAGTAtagaggtatatattattgttgccgTCGAcgagtacaaaatatatttatgttataataatatacacatacatagaaataaaaaatgttcaagcgTCACGCCACGTACAATTTGTGTTGAGACGGTGCGTGAACCATCTGTTTAATTTCACCTCTTCTTTCCATTATTGTGTACGTACCTAcctgttttgtaataatataaattataatatattatgatgttttgcatattataataatacatacctatcCGTCAGAACCTCAGAGGTCGGACCTGTGTCACTGcagagtttatatttttataatacacctaCCCACGACTGCACAAGCACGATTTGCATAGGTACCACGTTTGCAATGTTTTTTGACTATTTTACGTACCCGTACGATACgtgattgttattttttaacgattttaaaaaataatattttattacctacataatatattaatataccagTCATAAAactcgatttaaaaaaaaaaaaatcattatcatagttcATTGTTAACGGTCTgataccataattattattatgaagtttTTTCAACCGTGTTTGATTATACCAGTTATTTAGGTCATAGATTgctatgataaattttaaataattttttaatttcagttcatatacgttaaataatGATCGCATGTAActgcaataaaatacaatcttaaaatagatttgtatcatttatgtacactaaatacctatttattaaacaactataaattacaattaatatacagtAACAATGTACAAGTAATAGGTACaaaagatacatttttatttacaaaaatatttgttcaataatttaaaataataataacttattttgtacatacaagtaatacaaatataaaactatgttaTTGGACAAAATAaagtgatttattaaattgtatactcgTCAGATATCGCTGTGGGTAAATAActcattaaactaataaatatattttgttataaataacataaatgtttAGTAACATTTTTCTATGCAATAAAATGactgaataataaatcatacaaataattagttcacacattataatatatgtactttaacgttttattaataaatattatgctcaACAAACatgttgtgtatattataatcaattaactatatattttagaataaaatatagttgtttattttttaaacctaaTGTTTTatctttctaaaataaaacttttagtaAAAGAGTACAATCACTATATAGAATATgaatgtattactatttataatcatctatacactttaaatataaacattctcACCTAACCTTGGCTATATCCTACACACGGTAAGTGTAGTTTGATcttgacatttaaaataatattatactgcaagCACAATTATCTATACGCCCAACAATGCATTAATTGGCATTGTTGTTTGTAACTAaacttatagtattaataattgtacattatatttttataaacattttaatctataagatttttgtttttttgaaaagcCTATTACTcctacttaatagttaatacatacaataagttattgtacactgagaaaaaaataaaaaaacttatattatcatacaataaccaaaaaaaaaaaaaaaattaaacaatgatttatttcttgaagaaaataaaatatgtttgatcaagacaatataaatattataaactagttgcattagatatataacaatcatatacaatttttggtGTTAGCacaaaatttaatctaatcctagcaaaaaaacacaaccATCTGAATGCAGttctgaatattataaaataaataaataattttacaaggaTAATGAAAAAGATGTTGAATTAGGAGTTGCTCCTGAAGATTGACTGCTATCTTCTCTGTCATCACTCGAGTTAATGTgctaaatagaaaaataaccataacttagtgaattgaatatttatattatagtttcttttttgttaaaataaaagtattatttgttcaaaattataaacaaatcagAGTAAATacaggtatttattataatagatttgtTTAATATCTTACTTCATGGAGTGTCATTAAAGCATCCAATGTATCAGGGAATACCGGCCTTACAGAATTAATCTCCATTGGCGTTAAATGGTTTAAAGAAGCTTGAACACGACCttctttaataaatagatCAACAGAAGATCTTAATTTTGCTATTCTTAAATCCCATAAatcctttgaaaaaaaatcattttaattaatatttataataataattattattattattttaaataatattgtaataactaacaatattgttctaaaataggtattttaaagatttaaatatgttattagccgtcaaagtatatattttatagaacttTTATCAAAGAATGATAAAAAGCTACATTATTATCCAAATCCATAGTTGtgagattattatttagtacctatttactgtataaaaaataattaaaattaatctttttaaatgtaaatagatGGTGTTGGTTACTATTGTGGTTTAGCAATCGTGCAAAACTTaggacaattaatattttgaaaatgatattGCCAAAAAGAATTTGCACATTACTTAATGTTGCtaattaaagtataacaaGTAATCACTTCCTGTTGGCTCCAGTTGCGAAACTAGAGCTTGGATCTCAAACCACTGACAATAAACttcaaatcattaaaattctaacTAAGCAAAAAAACTACATTGTCAGAATTGAGTGGAAATATTCAATTCTgacaatgtaattttttaaaaatcataaatattaaattattatttaggtgtaaaaaacaattgttttagcTTGAGTGCAATTATgtctgaaaatataattatgaatacaaGTTTTAAAGATGAACAATTGATACCTAAAGTTAACTGACTAgttattacctaatatatctaaattataatttttcaataaaaatatcataaagcTGATTATGATACTGCTTACTGCTTAAGacgtataacatttttataaaaaataattaaattctaagtGTTGAAATacgtttaagtataataactaatacattatttaattatttaagtgtcTGGGTCAACTCACTTTAACTGCCGTTTTTATATCGTTCCCTTGTGGAATATCTTCACTGGCAACAGTCAACAACATTTGTGTGATTTCCAAGTAATAATTGGTCGGTAGCTGTGTGAAAAATCTGAAAACCAAAGATTATtagaagatataatataatcgataCAAATTACGTTCATAGTACTTGGATGCTTTCTCTTCTTCAAGTCTTTCTTGTAACTTATCGACGGTCATCCAGTCGGGAGCTAGGATACGACAAGTCTTTTTTTGCCGCAGATTCAGTGCCACCCAGATGGGAACGTTCAACGGCAAACCGGCACGAAACGGACCATAAGAACCGCATATCAGATGTACGTGACTGGCATGATTGAATGTCGGCACAATTTGAATAATCTCGTTTTCGGCCAGGAATTCGATTTCAGCGGGGTGCATCATGTTGGCAAATGTCTAAGACGACGATtcagtgataatattaaaattcccgATAAatgactatattaatatttaataaatagaataatattacgcagttaaaaatgtaagaataTCGAAAATCTTAAGTAAAAACTTTGTTTCATTTTAGACCAacacaatacaaaaaattatataaattattattttgtgatagTGAATTTTTGGTTTATTGGCGGGATTCTGAATGTACATAACCTCGGAGTAACAACAGCTGTTTTCAGTCTGTATTTGGAATCATTCGGCAGAGCATCAAAAACGCGTTTTCtttgaattaatttgtaatgaacGATATTAAATGTTTCTAGTTCATGTAATTTTgtcttattacttaaatttaattcaaaaatacattgtttaaaaaaaaatgtattatcaatgGATCTCGTAAAGCGCTTATCACGCTTATCAGTTTTCGGGAGATCTGACCCCATCGCAAAACACTACCTAGTAGTGGCTAGTACCTAggacaaattaaaaatcgctACCATTGAagcaaatactttaatataaattattttaaagttttatagtattaaagttGGAAAATACTATAAGTTAACTAATTATAACTTCATTACCGATTCTCTAGGCTgttggataaaatatttttgttgtagcTGTGGTTGGATCTTATgaagtaagtatttaataccatttattaatcacattatgttttattgagatttaataaattaaaaaactattaaatttccaCTTTATTGGGTTTACATAAAGTTTTTTgagcaattattttaagtagctgatatttaaaatctgtattgtcataacactaataacaatgagtaaaattaaatgaagttTCTTAgtgaaaaaagttttatatattatgtaagggTCTCAGTGAATGcagttatagatatataatgtttatatgattaaaatattaattaataatagtctaaaaatgttaagttacataaatatttatattttatgtggttagattttcattaatcaacattaaaaccatgaccaaaaataataataataataatatttagccaTGATTAAAACCATGAGAATAGATGAATGAATTAGTcacttatgtttttaattggttacaaaatacagttataaaattattttaatacaaagtatttaaatcttttatttttacagtgaTAAGAAGAATCAACTAGATACCTGAGTGAAAATgcatcatttattaaaatatatatttgtttcaagCCAATGTtgctgtaaaatgtatttacctcAATGCAGAATGTGTTTTCCAACTGtactttcaaataataaatcatttttatcagtacaattatataaaaatcacagGATTAtgacaaatgtttattttgctGATGATCGATTTTCAAAGCGTcacaataaattgaaaaatgccATTCGAGATAAAcagattattttacaaaaaactaaacaaaaatttcaaaacaaaagtAAATTCATACTGGATGACATTAAGGAAACTAAATCAAAGGTACGAGATACTATAAAGGAGAATGTTTGGACAATAcctaatatgttatgtatgacCAGAATAGTCCTAAGTCCTTACTTAGGTTATCTTATTGTCAATGGAAACTTTGCGTATGCTCTCAGTTTTGTGGCCATAGCAAGCGTGACCGACTTAATTGATGGATGGATTGCTAGAAATTTTGAAGGTCAGAAATCAAAATTGGGTAGTTTTTTGGATCCAATGGCTGACAAAGTGCTTGTGGGTACTATGTTTTTCACATTGACTTATATAGATTTAATCCCAATATACCTTActggtataattatattaagggATCTGGTTTTAATGGGTGCTGCTTTCCAAATTCATTATATGGCAATACCTAAACCTAGgactttaagtaaattatttgatgttaCTAATACCAATGTTCAATTAGCACCCATGTTCATAAGTAAGGTAAATACCACAGTTCAATTAGCAATGGTTTGTGCTACTATAGCAGCTCCAGTGTTTGATTTTGTTGATCATCCTGCACTCAAAGCATTGTGGTGGTTAACAACTACTACTACAGTGTCATCAGCAATAAGTTATATAGTGCATAGAAAAaagacttataaaatatttaataatctaaaaagataatttttttaccaattcttgttatatacataaaagtatCTTTGACaagaaatgttttaattttaataattttatgttgtatgaaataatcattttatatatttatcatgtgtaaacattgaatataatttataaaatattgtatgtacgataaattccaaaaatatatttttgttgaaattagttaataatttaagtgtatTAAGTTCAATACCATCCttacaagttataaattaaattcttcaaCTGTtaaatcattcatattattttaattttagtttaaaatattatttatctaataaatcaAACTTACcaagtttaaataatcattttttatgtaaattttcgatgttttttcttatacattttaactacctgtattatatttattttgtcattttaatattagaattgtattattagcataatttttaagactgatttagtaatattttactgtgtGTTATTCCTTTACAAGTTTAGaataacattcatttttatttgagaaaagtattagttattcaatttgtaaattgtatagaaatacaagtaaattaataactatagtatcatgtaatttcaaattacaGCTTTTATAAGTGACGTAATGtaactatatttgttatagtATTCGGTagacatacaaaaatataatttgttttaactcaaatcaaaaatataacatattaagtcaataatttgaattataacaaatattataataattgcaatcAGATGTGCATcagaattattaaatgattaaaaatgattacgaATTACGACTCATGTTTAAATTGATACTTACATACATAGATTCCACGAGAGAAATATTTATCACCtgtcataaatcatattaatgttacacataagtatataattagttatcattgccaaattattactatttttttttttattatttaacttataccTACTACATCAAAAACAATGATTAATGTGAAAATcaaccaaaataatttaaaatattgaaatattaaaaattatgaattaaatcaaatgaaaCAAGTTTGTGACagtagaatttatatttttcaaaaattcaacACAAAACAACTCAGAAAACCaaagcataataattaaaatgtattaatgataGTTTGATTTGTAAGTTTTTTCaactaaatttatcaaattttaattttcaatatcactttgtatatttattaataaaatactagtaaaagttaaatcaatattcatttgtttttaaggttttgttattaagatttaaatattacataaattatactataaaatgtcCTTGTCAgggataaaaacataaatgttatttatttttatttatttcaaatgaaatatttttgtatacattattttatcattatatgaattatattgtttcaaaaatgtattttttatttttgttaatttgacaaaattatacctacattttatgattaatgtatgtatttagcAGCGCTAAATGGTGATCACTGGGAGGGACTAGGACCAAGTGCcctatctaaaaaataaaaatgctttatCCCTTACTTTACACATTGCATGTTGAGaattacaaattgaaaattcatatccatgtaataataattattttattttataaaaaaaataatttaaattattctgttatttcttaataaaataagtttataggtaatttaaaagaagttggttcatttttaagtttttgtttttatttatttttttatttatattgtactttatTCAACAAAACCTTAAATtagttagaatttatttatatctgaaACTGATTAAAATGGGTAAATTCAAATACAAGTTCTAATTCTTATGATTTAATCCATTAAGGTCAGTTTcaaaagaatttataaataaatcgtataaaaaatatcgatctaatatattatagtaggtacctagattgaactaatttttttaaattgtaaaaaaaacattatgttatattatagtaattaatacaattaaatataatgtaaaaatacggtacctattattggtatataataggttctatgtataaatagataaaaaaaaaactcaatattttgaaaatgccaTTATGTATAgtgaataaatgataataaacgcGATTGTGAAAAGTTTCaagttcttataaataatttaatttttaacaaaatatctgAAATCGTCGggttaaacaaatattcaattttgtaaaaatgtgtacCGGAATGAGTGAAATGTGTTATTTACctaacatatttttgatattatatattagaatgatgctgtaaaaatcatttatgagGAGCTTTttcactaataaaaaattttattattcatgacataatcaataaaaaactagaaatttacgtatttacgtgttaaatagctaaaatagctaattttttttaggtgaCCCACATATAAGCTATATGGCGTGAAACCTCCGCTCCCCACCAATAATTATGTCTGGCGGGTGGCGGTGCACCTGTTAATAACACACATGGATGCTcccataatgtatacattgtacgtaatacaaaaaataagtgtAGTTGGAAtggtaatgaataatgattttttcgtattaaataacaacgaaaaaaaaaatatatatgtaattctacttattttaattttataatatttatacccaaatagataatataataggtaggtaccaatAATATCATCCGAATAgccaagtatttttattattgacaattaagtatttaggaatattaattattattattattgttttttccaaaagataatataatatattttatgtaaaacacaGTTTAAACATACACGAGtagagttaatttttattaacacttaTTACTCTTACATTCATTATAATCACTcatagtacataaaaaaaatcacaaaattattgagcgacattataataaaacaataattatttacaattttttagtacTTACACATGTGTTCGACACAATTAACTaaccttaaaaaatatctattaaaataaattagtctggacagttttatattttttttattagtagtataataataaaagtaaaacataaaatgtattaatgacATCGGTTCTTGTTGCCGGTGCCCcagtgtaataaattattacaacaattattaactctgtataataataatacaatgataggtatgttaaaaacaattagatacaaaaaaaatatatacgcataattatattatcgattATGATCATAGACCTTACAACACTATGATCTTGATCTACGATTatgacatgatattattatattatttataggtatacctaggTACTAGGTGTATTATAGagctaataacaaaatatgattttaggtatcaacaataatattatagtatattatttattatcgattcgttattttatcgtataaattataataatatttttttttagtcattaatagtaataatataagtatatgtatatacgtcataatattatattataattataataacgatcGGCGGTGTCGACgatacatgataataataataataaacggcTGATCTCGTGTTGTATTATCGTTACAGTGAAACCTCCAATAATAGAcatcccccccccccaaatagCGGATGTTTTTTGAGGGATTAAACTCCAAAATGCTCGCTCCGAATAACGGACAAGATGTCAGTGTCGAACCACAGTGTCCGGTGTTTAGAGGTTTCGCTGTATTGCATTTAATACACAATCAGTTTCTGCCGTTCCTGACCTCGATCACCACGCCGCCGCCACCCATGCCGTTATAACCGTTAATGGTGTCGCCGCCGTTGTACCGACTCTTGGTCACCGTCTTGGTCTCGGTCGACTCGATGGTCTCCACCCGGCCGTCCCTGGGCACCTTTTTCTTGGTGAAGTTCTGCACCGTGTTGGTGACGCTCGGCCGGTAGGGGTCGTCCGACTTGGACGTGATCCGTACCGTCTCGGTGTAATCGTCCTTGCTACCGCGGCGCGTCACGCTCCGGTTGGTCACCTCACCGCTGCCGTGCCTGATGGTCGGCGACGACGAGTGGCCGCTGCTCGAGTACGGCCTGTCCATTTTTACGGGCGAATACCGTCGGCCAGCGGTCGTGTCCTCCTGGTGGCTGAGTGTCTTGTACAGCTCGGGCGCGTGATCCAGCAGGCCCTTCATGAAAATCTTTTTCTTCGGATCGTCCCGCCGGTATGTGGTGCCAGAGCCGCCGCCGTTGCTCAGCTCTCCCGGGCTGGCCCAGCTGCCGGACAGCGATCTGTACCCGTCGTCCGCGCCCACCGACAGGTCCTTGGTGCTCCTGCTCAACATGCTCACGATGTTTGGGCTCTttagcggcggcggcgactcTTCCAGTCGGTGCAACGTGCTAATCGACCGGCGCGTCTGGTGTCCCGGATCCGGTTGCACGTTGAAACTTTGGCTCCGAAGCAGAGACGGCTTCGAGAACGTCCGTTGCGGCTTAGTCGGCCCGTTGGCGAACGACACGTTGATCATGCTCCCGGAATTGGCCGCCGACCTGTTCGTAACGCCGCCGTAATCGTTCTCCCGGGACGCGTGCACCTGCGGCAGTAACgagacctatataatattactcgtGTTTTCGTGATACGATAATAggtgtataatgttatgataattACAACgtcttataacttattaaacgGCTTATAGGTATTAGGTGCGGTTCATTAGATATTCCTATAAGTCcaggtgattattttattcaaatactaacactcgtttttttttaagagttttTCACTGACGTGGAAAATTtagcaatatacatttttatttcccaATTCGGAATTCCAAAACAGAAATTCTTGGCCAAATATTGCACTTGTTGTTATTagtatttgaagtttaaattaaaccgCAGTGAAGTAAcaattgtttacaaaaatgttattaattttggaTATAGTGaatgttttatgttaaataaatcagCTGGCTTTAattcattacaatattgaataattttaataattttgtttacctgcttttttattttgctctcCGTTCGGA includes the following:
- the LOC113553487 gene encoding DNA replication complex GINS protein PSF2-like; translated protein: MMHPAEIEFLAENEIIQIVPTFNHASHVHLICGSYGPFRAGLPLNVPIWVALNLRQKKTCRILAPDWMTVDKLQERLEEEKASKFFTQLPTNYYLEITQMLLTVASEDIPQGNDIKTAVKDLWDLRIAKLRSSVDLFIKEGRVQASLNHLTPMEINSVRPVFPDTLDALMTLHEHINSSDDREDSSQSSGATPNSTSFSLSL
- the LOC113553486 gene encoding probable cardiolipin synthase (CMP-forming) — encoded protein: MHHLLKYIFVSSQCCCKMYLPQCRMCFPTVLSNNKSFLSVQLYKNHRIMTNVYFADDRFSKRHNKLKNAIRDKQIILQKTKQKFQNKSKFILDDIKETKSKVRDTIKENVWTIPNMLCMTRIVLSPYLGYLIVNGNFAYALSFVAIASVTDLIDGWIARNFEGQKSKLGSFLDPMADKVLVGTMFFTLTYIDLIPIYLTGIIILRDLVLMGAAFQIHYMAIPKPRTLSKLFDVTNTNVQLAPMFISKVNTTVQLAMVCATIAAPVFDFVDHPALKALWWLTTTTTVSSAISYIVHRKKTYKIFNNLKR